A genomic segment from Gracilinanus agilis isolate LMUSP501 chromosome 1, AgileGrace, whole genome shotgun sequence encodes:
- the LOC123256882 gene encoding LOW QUALITY PROTEIN: mas-related G-protein coupled receptor member X1-like (The sequence of the model RefSeq protein was modified relative to this genomic sequence to represent the inferred CDS: deleted 2 bases in 1 codon): MAVSTTPEQWESVLDITEQTRTNSSLDPVDETPGEFAYQYWRETLSLVIALVGLVGNSIVLWLLGFRIQRSPFSVYILNLAAADALLLGSYSGFCVGEIVAHLYTSGLRILWSCILYMSHCVGLSLLAAISTERCLSGLFPIWYRCHQPKYTSATVCAVLWALQGLYWGALVALNLLSNFHVFQDFYLSLPFIGIGWFSLLTCVLCISSLTLVLSIQFSSQRRRPPRLYLLILLTVLVFLLCGLPLGIIGSINSFSYTIVISNGSLRLLACVNSSANPFIYFFLGSQWHKRGREPLRVVLQRALGEEQVGGQVGRRDTSHPNTLYQ; encoded by the exons ATGGCTGTGTCCACCACACCCGAGCAGTGGGAATCTGTTCTTGATATCACAGAGCAGACAAGGACAAATTCGAGTTTAGATCCTGTGGATGAGACACCTGGAGAATTTGCCTATCAATACTGGAGGGAGACCCTCTCTCTGGTCATTGCCCTGGTGGGGCTGGTGGGGAACAGCATCGTCCTGTGGCTCTTGGGCTTCCGCATCCAGAGGAGCCCCTTCTCTGTCTACATCCTCAACCTGGCCGCAGCCGACGCCCTCCTCCTTGGTAGCTACTCTGGGTTCTGTGTGGGTGAAATTGTTGCACATTTATACACTTCTGGCCTGCGAATACTATGGAGCTGCATCCTATACATGTCCCACTGCGTGGGCCTGAGCTTGCTGGCTGCAATCAGCACCGAGCGCTGTCTCTCTGGGCTCTTCCCCATCTGGTACAGATGTCACCAGCCCAAGTACACCTCTGCTACTGTGTGTGCA GTCCTATGGGCTCTGCAGGGCCTGTACTGGGGAGCTCTTGTGGCTCTTAATTTACTTTCAAATTTCCATGTTTTCCAAGATTTCTACCTTTCTCTGCCCTTCATCGGGATCGGGtggttctccctcctcacctgtgTGCTGTGCATTTCCAGCCTGACCCTGGTGCTGAGCATCCAGTTCAGCTCCCAGCGCAGGCGGCCACCCAGACTCTACCTCCTGATCCTGCTCACAGTCCTCGTGTTCCTGCTCTGCGGCCTGCCTTTGGGGATTATTGGTTCAATTAACTCTTTCAGCTACACCATTGTAATATCTAATGGGTCCTTGAGGCTCCTGGCCTGTGTGAACAGCAGTGCAAACCCTTTCATTTACTTCTTCCTGGGCAGCCAATGGCATAAAAGAGGGAGGGAGCCCCTCAGGGTGGTCCTCCAGAGGGCCCTGGGGGAGGAGCAGGTAGGAGGTCAGGTTGGGAGAAGGGACACTTCCCACCCCAACACTCtgtatcagtga